From the genome of Danio rerio strain Tuebingen ecotype United States chromosome 2, GRCz12tu, whole genome shotgun sequence, one region includes:
- the LOC100002591 gene encoding GTPase IMAP family member 9 — MSNEGGNSRRRSNRISAERTDNNEGNEGACSQNVLRLVLLGKTGAGKSATGNTILGEKRFNDDLSMSSVTKECQRENTSTEGRNLLLVDTPDFTETDKTIEKIQQCLSLSSPGPHAFLLVIPIERYTDEQERIAEMILEMFNEDISRYTILIFTHADRLNGGSIQEFISRQNGKIQELVERFGSRFVAFNNKNSENREQVTRLLQKVDELMIQNENRHFSSEVTQIMQREERGDAEMVKQVRKLKKEIKKLNEKCQETEREMRRFKRRVHQAEMKEQENSANIELIKAFLEKLKSSKIKLKRKIWQLKDRMKLSDINMMLLMLPVLLCFGGAFYYALRSPPRVEDGFCSYFTNWDLKKRELFLGISLQ, encoded by the exons ATGAGCAACGAAG GAGGAAATAGTCGCCGGCGGTCAAACAGGATCTCAGCTGAGAGAACTGACAATAATGAGGGTAATGAAGGTGCTTGTTCACAGAATGTTCTGCGTCTGGTTCTGCTGGGAAAAACCGGCGCAGGGAAAAGCGCAACCGGGAACACAATCCTGGGAGAGAAACGCTTCAATGATGATCTGAGCATGAGTTCAGTCACTAAAGAGTGTCAGAGAGAAAACACAAGCACTGAAGGACGAAACCTGCTGCTGGTGGACACACCGGATTTTACAGAAACGGATAAAACCATTGAGAAAATACAACAGTGCCTATCTTTGAGTTCTCCTGGTCCTCATGCGTTTCTTCTGGTTATACCGATAGAGAGATACACCGATGAACAAGAACGCATTGCAGAAATGATTCTGGAGATGTTTAATGAAGACATCAGCCGATACACCATCCTCATATTCACACACGCTGACAGACTTAATGGAGGATCCATTCAAGAGTTCATTTCAAGACAAAACGGAAAGATACAGGAGCTCGTGGAGAGATTCGGAAGCCGTTTCGTGGCTTTCAACAACAAAAACTCTGAAAACCGAGAACAAGTGACACGACTCCTTCAGAAAGTGGATGAACTGATGATCCAGAATGAAAACCGTCACTTCAGCAGTGAGGTTACACAGATAATGCAGAGAGAGGAGAGAGGAGACGCTGAGATGGTTAAACAAGTGAGGAAGCTGAAGAAAGAAATCAAGAAGCTGAATGAAAAGTGTCAAGAAACCGAGAGAGAAATGAGACGCTTTAAGCGCAGGGTTCATCAGGCGGAGATGAAGGAGCAGGAGAACTCGGCAAACATTGAGCTGATTAAAGCATTTCTGGAGAAGCTGAAGAGCAGCAAAATAAAGCTCAAAAGAAAAATTTGGCAGTTAAAGGACAGAATGAAACTTTCAGATATTAACATGATGCTGCTGATGCTTCCTGTTTTGCTGTGTTTTGGAGGTGCATTTTATTATGCGCTTCGTTCCCCTCCGAGGGTGGAAGATgggttttgttcatattttaccaaCTGGGATCTGAAGAAAAGAGAATTATTTTTGGGAATAAGTTTGCAATGA